ACGAGAGGCAGCGGCAATTCACGTTGCCGCCTCTCGTCGGGCTTAATGATGCTCCGCCAACGATAGTGAATCAGAGCGACACGCATCCTATTTCAGACGTGAACACTCGCCTTAATTTCTTTGAGAAAAAGGACAAGAATGTTGCCTTACATAGAATCAATTCGTAGCCGTCGAGATTTTGTTTTGAGCGCCGCTGCATTTTCGTTATCGGCAATACTTCCGCATTGGCTATTAGCTCAGCAGAATGGATTACCCCCTTCCGAAGGAGATGACCTTAAGCTCACCGTTATTCCCAAAGACACGCACCTCAAGTTCAATCCCGATGGCACTCGGCGGCCGTTCGCTGGAAACACCGTAATCTGCCACCTTCCGCAACAAAGCCACGTGCAAGACACTGTGACGGCAGTGGGCGATGCATTGCGTTCAAGCTCCTTTGCGCCCAAACTGGCGATCTTGCCCAGCGACAGCTATCACGTCACCATACTTGGCGGTGCGAACGATTTGGACCGCAGCCAGTCTGAATGGCCCCAAGACGTCCCTATCAAAGCATCAATTACAGAATGCAATCGCATCATCGGGCAGAGGTTCGCGCAATTCAAAATACAGGAGGAGATGCCAATACGTTTCCGTTTAGACAAAGAGAAAACAATTGCTCCTCAGTTGGCGAGCGGGCTCCAACTCGTGCCCGCCGACCAGAATGAGAAGGTGAAGCTTAGCAGGCTTCGTGATCGCCTGGCTGACGAAGTATTTCTGTATCGCGCGAAGAACCACGCGACATTCGGATTTCATATCAGCCTTGCATATCAGATCCGCGGCTTTACGCTCGAGGAAAGACGAGAATATCAAGACTTACTTCAGCATCACATCCCGATCATTGTCGCCGCCGCGCCGGTGATCGAACTTGGCGTTCCTGAATTTTGTACGTTCGAAGACATGTACCGATTCGAGATACGTACACTCTTGCGCACCTAAGCCGTGAACGCCTTACCAGCTAGTTCTCTTGCCAATCGGCCTGCGAACTGGAATTTGCAGATGGCCGCAAATCCTTTGGTCCGGATCGCTTAACAACATTTCTGCCCACACGACTCGACAACATACTGATCGCCTTGGCGATCAAACGCCTAGTTCCTGCCTGATAGGAGACACACGATGTTCCGCCCGAAACGTTACTTCGATTTCATGCGCCTATGGGTGCTACTTACCGGCTTCATTTGGACGACTGTAGCCCTGCCCCACACTGCTGCCGCACAGGATACTGTCGAACCGGCAAATAACACCGTATGGACAACGACCCTTGCCAACCCAAACCCTAACAATTTTGATACTCCGAATATTATGAGTGCGCTTTTTAACCCGCATTCAGATCTCGTTATGCTCTCCGCCCACCGTGGCATCCACGCGCTGGCCGGCTTGAGCCAGGCGGCAGGTGTCCCGGAGAACTCCTTGCAGTCGATCGGATTAGCTGCGCAAGCGGGATGGGAGATGATCGAACTCGACGTCAAACTGACGAGCGACGGGGTGCCAATCCTGAGCCATGATAAGACGTGGGGAAGAGAGTGGTGCGGGCTGGGTTCAGTCTTTTCGCCTGGCTCAGCAAATCCGTACAATCCGTTCACCCCTCCCGGTTCCATCTTCAACGATGCCAAAAACCCCGCAGTGAACGGTACGCTACTGTCGGATACGAGATCCTTCCTGGGCAACACCGTACTACGGGATAGCGTTAGTCTGCTAAATGCGGTTAATAACGGCTGCAATGGATTCAACAACGCTTTCGGCGAATATCCGCCCACCCTGGCGGATGCTCTTGACTACATCAGCAAAAATCATATCCGCATGGTCGTCTTGCTTGACATCCAGGGTATTGACGTAGCGCGAGCTGCACTGCCTATCGTAAAAGCAAAAAACGACGACCTCGGGCGTTCTTTCCTCACCTCAGCGGTCTTTAAGATGCCGGCGACTCTATTTCCCAATGGAACTACGGATTTCTTTACTACCTTCGGATCAGACTCCCAACATGTAATCTTTATACCGGTTATCAACACTGCGAATGTTGCTCCGACGACCACAACGATTACAGACACGGAGGATGGAGGCTTCGATGTAACAGATTTCGGGAACAACGGCTTCGGCGGCGAACAGGGCATTGTCAACTGGTTAGCCAGTATGCATTCCGGCCCGGTCCAGATGGCTGCGGTGGAAGTTAACCTCAAGGAGCCCGGCGGCATTCTAACCCAAACCGTGTTGCCAGCCGCCAAACAGAACCAGAACCAGCAGGTGACCGTCGGAGCTTTCAATCCAGTCGGCGAGTTTTACCCCAATGGCGACACCACCCAGACACCTCAGTTCTTCCGGTCCTCAAACGGTAGCTGTTGCGACAT
This DNA window, taken from Edaphobacter lichenicola, encodes the following:
- a CDS encoding DUF1868 domain-containing protein produces the protein MSAAAFSLSAILPHWLLAQQNGLPPSEGDDLKLTVIPKDTHLKFNPDGTRRPFAGNTVICHLPQQSHVQDTVTAVGDALRSSSFAPKLAILPSDSYHVTILGGANDLDRSQSEWPQDVPIKASITECNRIIGQRFAQFKIQEEMPIRFRLDKEKTIAPQLASGLQLVPADQNEKVKLSRLRDRLADEVFLYRAKNHATFGFHISLAYQIRGFTLEERREYQDLLQHHIPIIVAAAPVIELGVPEFCTFEDMYRFEIRTLLRT
- a CDS encoding glycerophosphodiester phosphodiesterase family protein is translated as MFRPKRYFDFMRLWVLLTGFIWTTVALPHTAAAQDTVEPANNTVWTTTLANPNPNNFDTPNIMSALFNPHSDLVMLSAHRGIHALAGLSQAAGVPENSLQSIGLAAQAGWEMIELDVKLTSDGVPILSHDKTWGREWCGLGSVFSPGSANPYNPFTPPGSIFNDAKNPAVNGTLLSDTRSFLGNTVLRDSVSLLNAVNNGCNGFNNAFGEYPPTLADALDYISKNHIRMVVLLDIQGIDVARAALPIVKAKNDDLGRSFLTSAVFKMPATLFPNGTTDFFTTFGSDSQHVIFIPVINTANVAPTTTTITDTEDGGFDVTDFGNNGFGGEQGIVNWLASMHSGPVQMAAVEVNLKEPGGILTQTVLPAAKQNQNQQVTVGAFNPVGEFYPNGDTTQTPQFFRSSNGSCCDILDQYLYNNPNGTGPIDPTQPVDHSDQRTNLSFLLSQGFQYLITDDPTTASNLLQQQNKRNLCYMQLPQGQWANCTQAQASAPAPACQAGNPACLSAGTIGTPPTAPGSLAPHPRQPILISLSGSCNYLRVLRETLRLSAVPNSKGDSRTNIFSRTVPMALWG